Proteins encoded in a region of the Mycolicibacterium neoaurum genome:
- a CDS encoding glycosyltransferase, producing MRVLLYTFGSRGDIEPLLALAIALRDRGGEAIFCAPPDFADLLAANGMEHVPTGPSVHELVHVRKATHADAPALAAELVATQFGTLRTAERCDAVVGTGLMPAGMRSVAELVGIPYICAVLTPHVLPSPHHRPLPRPGKPFPEGLTDNTRLWELDAEKVQVLYGPALNEHRARAGLDAVTDVRDHTFTDTPWLAVDPVISPWPPAPNIQPIQTGAWITPDCRPLPDDLQAFLDDGPEPVYAGFGSVTAPQDAARTAIEAIRSHGRRIVLGSGWAGLTSTDADCFVVGEVNQQALFGRVAAVIHHGGAGTTTTAAAAGVPQVVVPQIVDQPYFARRVAALGIGVAHDGPAPTVNTLAEALTLVLQPEMPTRASVLAPTITTDGAGTAAAMLLDA from the coding sequence GTGCGAGTTTTGCTCTACACATTCGGGTCGCGCGGGGATATCGAGCCGCTGCTCGCGTTGGCCATCGCGCTGCGCGACCGGGGTGGCGAAGCAATCTTCTGCGCACCGCCGGACTTCGCGGATCTGCTCGCGGCCAACGGCATGGAGCACGTGCCCACCGGCCCGTCGGTGCACGAACTGGTGCACGTCCGCAAGGCCACCCACGCGGACGCGCCGGCGCTGGCCGCGGAACTGGTCGCCACCCAGTTCGGCACGCTGCGGACAGCCGAGCGGTGTGACGCCGTCGTCGGGACCGGCCTGATGCCGGCGGGCATGCGTTCGGTGGCCGAGTTGGTCGGAATTCCGTACATCTGCGCGGTGTTGACCCCGCACGTGTTGCCGTCACCGCATCACCGTCCGTTGCCGCGGCCGGGTAAGCCGTTCCCGGAGGGCCTGACCGACAACACCCGACTGTGGGAACTGGATGCCGAGAAGGTCCAGGTCCTCTACGGACCGGCACTCAACGAGCACCGCGCGAGAGCCGGCCTCGATGCCGTCACCGACGTCCGCGACCACACGTTCACCGACACCCCGTGGTTGGCCGTCGACCCGGTGATCAGTCCCTGGCCACCGGCACCGAACATCCAACCGATCCAGACCGGCGCCTGGATCACACCGGACTGCCGGCCGCTGCCCGATGATCTACAGGCGTTCCTGGACGACGGGCCCGAACCCGTCTACGCCGGATTCGGCAGCGTCACCGCGCCCCAGGATGCCGCCCGCACCGCCATCGAGGCCATCCGCAGCCACGGCCGGCGCATCGTGCTGGGTAGCGGCTGGGCCGGCCTGACGAGTACCGACGCGGACTGCTTCGTGGTCGGCGAGGTCAATCAGCAGGCCCTGTTCGGTCGCGTCGCTGCGGTCATCCATCACGGCGGTGCGGGTACCACCACCACGGCCGCAGCGGCCGGTGTCCCGCAGGTGGTGGTGCCACAGATCGTCGACCAGCCGTACTTCGCCCGCCGTGTCGCCGCTCTCGGGATCGGCGTCGCCCACGACGGACCTGCGCCGACGGTGAACACACTCGCCGAAGCGCTTACGCTGGTACTGCAGCCCGAGATGCCCACCCGCGCGAGCGTCCTGGCCCCCACCATCACGACCGACGGGGCGGGCACAGCCGCGGCGATGCTGCTCGACGCATGA
- a CDS encoding membrane protease subunit, stomatin/prohibitin, with amino-acid sequence MSTRKRVDITVGTGSESGGKRKKFVLIGVAAVFVVIGAIILSSCATQIGPGQTAVKVDDYWLIPADPRVDGCIEPETSAFNPPGGFKAYRYPSRQISWDATGSPDSEADPTIVVSNATAPAELRVPVVITFDLTSDCAMLMDFHRDFGTKYQGWLDDDGLATTGWVNLLRYVIGQPAEQVLISVAQKYTWREIWNDEKVRIEFQNALRDALPGASKARTDGREFFTNFQVTVMKPDPVDQGLKDAIIAEQKAIADARAAEAKGVADANAARAKAEADRAAAQAQTELARQVALQKQAEIAGYPNVEAYLRALAIEHGQNPYQPTYVVPQAQG; translated from the coding sequence ATGAGTACACGCAAGCGCGTCGACATCACCGTCGGGACGGGTTCTGAATCCGGCGGCAAGAGGAAAAAGTTCGTCCTCATCGGCGTCGCCGCGGTGTTCGTCGTCATCGGCGCGATCATCCTGTCCTCGTGCGCCACCCAGATCGGGCCCGGGCAGACCGCGGTCAAGGTCGACGACTACTGGCTGATCCCCGCCGACCCGAGGGTCGATGGCTGCATCGAACCGGAAACCTCGGCGTTCAATCCGCCCGGCGGTTTCAAGGCCTACCGCTACCCGTCCCGGCAGATCAGCTGGGATGCCACCGGCAGCCCCGATTCCGAAGCCGACCCCACGATCGTGGTCTCCAACGCCACCGCGCCTGCCGAGCTGCGGGTTCCCGTCGTCATCACCTTCGACCTGACCAGCGACTGCGCCATGCTGATGGATTTCCACCGCGATTTCGGCACGAAGTACCAGGGTTGGCTGGACGACGACGGGCTGGCCACCACCGGCTGGGTGAACCTGCTGCGCTATGTGATCGGCCAGCCGGCCGAACAGGTGCTGATCAGCGTTGCCCAGAAATACACCTGGCGCGAGATCTGGAATGACGAGAAGGTGCGCATCGAATTCCAGAACGCGCTGCGTGACGCGCTGCCCGGCGCATCCAAGGCCCGCACCGACGGCCGAGAGTTCTTCACCAACTTCCAGGTCACCGTCATGAAACCGGATCCCGTGGACCAGGGCCTCAAGGACGCCATCATCGCCGAGCAGAAGGCCATCGCAGATGCCCGCGCCGCCGAGGCCAAGGGCGTCGCCGATGCCAACGCCGCGCGCGCGAAGGCCGAGGCCGACCGGGCCGCCGCCCAGGCGCAGACCGAACTCGCCCGCCAGGTCGCGTTGCAGAAACAGGCCGAGATTGCCGGTTATCCGAATGTCGAGGCGTATCTACGGGCGCTCGCCATCGAGCATGGGCAGAACCCGTACCAGCCGACCTATGTGGTGCCCCAGGCCCAAGGTTGA
- the helR gene encoding RNA polymerase recycling motor ATPase HelR gives MTSHEYEAELLAEREYVAALYARLDNERKRADERYRAALRGDIDKQDGATLVQRDADVRALAGEVSRLDVADSGLCFGQLESVEGERSYIGRIGLFDNQNDYEPLLLDWRAPAARAFYVATAANPEGMRRRRQFHTRGRNVLDFTDEVLGKPGPDGALEASSDAALLAAVNAPRAEGMSDIVATIQAEQDEIIRLDHPGVLVIEGGPGTGKTVVALHRVAYLLYTQRERMERHGVLVIGPSPAFLNHVGRVLPSLGETNVVFLTTGELFPGIRTTAEDSPEAARIKGSLKMLNILKAAIADRQRTPEEPLEIKLADVTVAINAETAEWAIQEARETGLPHNDARTTFVDVITWVLTERAIARIGKGWLSREDKQAWEHLRSELLDELDDHEGLAKALNQLWPELTPQALLSGLYESPERLTAAGADQALYRADGAAWTVADVPLLDELVDLLGGIKVDKAAERERQEEQAYAAGVLDLMVAREDLMDDEDHLIAADLIDAEELADRFTERDTRDLAERAAADREWTYRHVVVDEAQELSEMDWRVLMRRCPSRSFTIVGDLAQRRSAAGATSWAKMLKPYAADRWVYRPLTVNYRTPAEIMAVAAAVLAEFAPTVQPPESVRSCGVSPWAKQVSEDELDSAIKAFEEDEAAREGTSVVIGPPGVPGTVTAAHTKGLEFDAVLVVAPEQILADGPRGAAELYVALTRATQRLGVLHLGPLPPALQMLA, from the coding sequence ATGACTTCCCACGAGTACGAAGCAGAGCTGCTCGCCGAGCGCGAGTATGTCGCCGCGCTCTACGCACGTCTGGACAACGAGCGCAAGCGGGCCGACGAGCGCTACCGTGCCGCGCTGCGCGGCGATATCGACAAACAGGACGGTGCCACCCTGGTGCAACGCGACGCCGATGTGCGCGCGCTGGCCGGTGAGGTCAGCCGCCTCGACGTCGCCGACAGCGGGCTGTGCTTCGGCCAACTGGAGAGCGTCGAGGGTGAGCGGTCCTACATCGGCCGGATCGGATTGTTCGACAACCAGAACGATTACGAACCGCTGCTGCTGGACTGGCGTGCGCCAGCGGCCCGCGCCTTCTACGTCGCGACCGCCGCCAACCCCGAGGGCATGCGACGGCGGCGCCAGTTCCACACCAGAGGGCGCAACGTGCTCGACTTCACCGACGAAGTCCTGGGCAAGCCGGGGCCCGACGGCGCGCTGGAAGCATCCAGCGATGCCGCGCTGCTGGCCGCGGTCAACGCCCCGCGTGCCGAGGGCATGAGCGATATCGTCGCGACCATCCAGGCCGAGCAGGACGAGATCATCCGGCTGGATCATCCCGGTGTCCTGGTCATCGAGGGCGGGCCGGGCACCGGAAAGACCGTCGTCGCACTGCATCGCGTCGCCTATCTGCTCTACACCCAGCGGGAACGGATGGAGCGCCACGGCGTCCTCGTCATCGGACCGAGCCCGGCGTTCCTCAACCATGTCGGCCGGGTGCTGCCCTCCCTCGGCGAGACCAACGTGGTGTTCCTGACCACCGGTGAGCTCTTCCCCGGCATCCGCACCACCGCCGAGGACAGCCCGGAGGCCGCCCGAATCAAGGGCTCGTTGAAGATGCTTAACATCCTCAAAGCCGCGATCGCCGACCGGCAACGCACCCCCGAGGAGCCGCTGGAGATCAAGCTGGCCGATGTCACGGTGGCCATCAACGCCGAGACCGCGGAGTGGGCCATCCAGGAGGCACGCGAGACGGGGTTGCCGCACAACGATGCCCGCACCACCTTCGTCGACGTCATCACCTGGGTGCTGACCGAGCGGGCCATCGCCCGGATCGGCAAGGGCTGGCTGAGCCGCGAGGACAAGCAGGCCTGGGAACATCTGCGCTCCGAGCTGCTCGACGAACTCGACGACCACGAAGGTCTGGCCAAGGCGCTGAACCAGTTGTGGCCCGAGCTGACCCCGCAGGCGCTGCTCTCCGGTCTCTACGAGTCCCCGGAACGGCTCACCGCCGCCGGCGCCGACCAGGCGCTCTACCGCGCCGACGGTGCCGCGTGGACGGTCGCCGATGTTCCGCTGCTCGACGAACTGGTCGACCTGCTGGGCGGTATCAAGGTGGACAAGGCCGCCGAACGGGAACGCCAGGAGGAACAGGCCTACGCCGCAGGCGTATTGGACCTGATGGTGGCCCGTGAGGACCTGATGGACGACGAGGACCACCTGATCGCCGCGGACCTCATCGATGCCGAGGAACTGGCCGACCGATTCACCGAACGCGACACCCGCGATCTCGCCGAACGAGCTGCGGCCGACCGCGAATGGACTTACCGGCACGTCGTCGTCGACGAGGCACAGGAGCTCTCCGAGATGGACTGGCGGGTCCTGATGCGCCGCTGCCCGAGTCGGTCGTTCACGATCGTCGGCGACCTGGCGCAGCGTCGCAGCGCGGCGGGCGCCACCTCGTGGGCGAAGATGCTGAAGCCCTATGCCGCCGACCGCTGGGTGTACCGGCCACTGACGGTCAACTACCGCACCCCCGCCGAGATCATGGCCGTCGCCGCCGCGGTGCTCGCCGAGTTCGCACCGACCGTGCAACCCCCCGAGTCGGTGCGGTCCTGTGGCGTATCACCGTGGGCCAAGCAGGTCTCCGAAGACGAACTCGACTCGGCGATAAAAGCTTTCGAGGAGGACGAGGCAGCCCGGGAGGGCACCAGCGTCGTGATCGGGCCACCAGGTGTGCCCGGCACGGTGACCGCCGCGCACACCAAAGGCCTGGAATTCGACGCCGTCCTGGTGGTGGCACCCGAACAGATCCTGGCCGACGGGCCGCGCGGTGCGGCCGAGTTGTACGTGGCGCTCACCCGGGCAACCCAGCGGCTCGGGGTGCTCCATCTGGGGCCGCTGCCGCCCGCGCTGCAGATGTTGGCCTGA
- a CDS encoding HNH endonuclease signature motif containing protein, producing MFERLELSEMSDEALIDAVAAATREESAAAARRLAFIAEVTSRWCDDEDDASALKLIDGWAQAKAQVGAACNLGPHAANTQMRIGVALRERLPRTAAVFGSGAISAKVINAITWRTHLVTDPAALALIDAGIAENAHGFGALSENALTAAVDFWVHKYDPLAVIRSKAAAKDRYLEFGDRDDPDGVVSFWGRMRTTDAKITDARADELADGVCANDPRTKRERRVDAIAALAAGADQLTCLCGDSSCAGSGKDPRSSAVNIYVLTGQNPDAEEGAEPATGPGPKGGPGSGPVEPDGGPGDASDEDQSAEKPAAAKEPAPPAAPAAQYTPPGAGAGISLDGVIIPAHLLTELINTGAKVRPLSNPAELGSEIRYRPSAKLSAYVRMTAMTCAFPGCGRPAHKADIDHLTPWPAGATHPGNLRPYCREHHLIKTLNTGWTPTAHPDGSTTWTAPTGHAYTTRPLAAVLFPHNTIRAGVPRTRRISLIDQHDREPILPTRQRTRKQDREYRVNAERARNALQIALDGDPPF from the coding sequence ATGTTCGAACGGTTGGAACTGTCAGAGATGAGCGATGAGGCGCTCATCGACGCAGTTGCGGCCGCCACCCGGGAGGAGTCCGCCGCCGCCGCTCGCCGGCTGGCCTTCATCGCCGAAGTCACCTCGCGCTGGTGCGATGACGAGGACGACGCTTCGGCGCTGAAGTTGATCGACGGCTGGGCTCAGGCGAAGGCCCAGGTCGGCGCGGCCTGCAACCTCGGCCCGCACGCCGCGAACACTCAGATGCGTATCGGAGTCGCCCTGCGCGAACGGCTCCCGCGGACCGCCGCCGTGTTCGGTAGCGGGGCGATATCGGCCAAGGTGATTAACGCGATCACCTGGCGCACCCACCTGGTCACCGACCCCGCCGCGTTGGCCTTGATCGATGCCGGCATCGCCGAGAACGCCCACGGGTTCGGAGCGTTGTCGGAGAACGCGCTGACCGCGGCCGTCGACTTCTGGGTCCACAAATACGATCCGCTGGCGGTCATCCGGTCGAAGGCTGCGGCCAAGGACCGCTACCTCGAATTCGGTGACCGCGATGACCCCGACGGTGTCGTGTCCTTCTGGGGCCGGATGCGCACCACGGACGCGAAGATCACCGACGCTCGCGCCGATGAGTTGGCCGACGGTGTCTGCGCCAATGATCCGCGCACCAAGCGGGAGCGCCGCGTCGATGCCATCGCCGCGCTGGCAGCCGGGGCCGACCAACTCACCTGCCTATGCGGTGACAGCAGTTGCGCCGGCTCGGGCAAAGACCCGCGCTCCAGCGCCGTCAACATCTACGTGCTCACCGGTCAGAATCCCGACGCTGAGGAGGGCGCCGAGCCCGCGACGGGACCTGGGCCGAAGGGCGGACCAGGGTCGGGGCCGGTGGAACCCGATGGCGGGCCGGGCGACGCATCCGACGAGGATCAGTCAGCTGAGAAGCCGGCCGCGGCTAAGGAACCCGCGCCCCCGGCCGCACCTGCCGCGCAGTACACCCCGCCCGGCGCCGGAGCGGGCATCTCCCTGGACGGCGTCATCATCCCGGCCCACCTACTCACCGAACTCATCAACACCGGAGCGAAAGTCCGGCCCCTGAGTAATCCCGCCGAGTTGGGCTCCGAAATCCGATACCGTCCGTCGGCCAAGCTCTCGGCATACGTCCGTATGACTGCCATGACCTGTGCCTTCCCCGGCTGCGGACGCCCCGCGCACAAAGCTGACATCGACCACCTCACCCCGTGGCCCGCCGGCGCCACTCACCCCGGTAACCTGCGCCCGTACTGCCGCGAGCACCACCTCATCAAGACACTGAACACCGGCTGGACCCCCACCGCCCACCCCGACGGATCGACCACCTGGACGGCACCCACCGGCCATGCGTACACCACCAGGCCGTTGGCCGCAGTTCTGTTCCCTCACAACACCATTCGCGCCGGCGTACCGAGAACACGACGCATCAGCCTCATCGATCAGCACGACCGCGAACCTATCCTTCCCACCCGACAGCGCACCCGAAAACAGGACCGTGAATACCGCGTCAATGCCGAACGGGCTCGCAACGCGTTACAGATCGCGCTCGACGGCGACCCGCCGTTCTAG
- the sepH gene encoding septation protein SepH: MRELKVVGLDVDGKRIICEAPDSGDNFAIRVDNRLRAAVRGDKATSNQTEIEVEVTQGLRPKEIQSRIRAGASVEQVAAIAGEDIERIRRFANPVLLERARAAELATAAHPVLADGPSVLTLLETVTTAMINRGLDPNATNWDAWRNEDGRWTVQLSWKAGRSDLQAHFRFTPGSHGGTVAAFDDSASELIDPNFAPRPLRPVAAVAQLDFESPAAAPVAGPVTPPVPAPAAVVPPVAQSAPLPPVAAPTPPPMAQPEPAVAQTSEDTVAAAEPEPSAPKPRRARKAKPSVPAWEDVLLGVRSGTQR; encoded by the coding sequence ATGCGGGAACTCAAGGTCGTCGGACTCGATGTGGACGGCAAACGAATCATCTGCGAGGCTCCCGACTCCGGTGACAACTTCGCCATCCGTGTCGACAATCGCCTGCGCGCTGCGGTGCGCGGTGACAAGGCAACCTCAAATCAAACCGAGATCGAGGTCGAGGTGACCCAAGGCCTGCGCCCCAAAGAGATCCAATCCAGGATTCGGGCAGGCGCATCCGTGGAACAGGTTGCCGCGATCGCCGGTGAGGACATCGAGCGGATCCGCCGCTTCGCCAACCCGGTGCTGCTGGAGCGGGCGCGTGCGGCCGAGCTCGCCACCGCCGCACATCCGGTGCTGGCCGACGGACCGTCGGTGCTGACCCTGCTGGAGACCGTCACCACCGCGATGATCAACCGGGGTCTGGATCCGAACGCGACGAACTGGGATGCCTGGCGCAACGAGGACGGCCGCTGGACCGTTCAGCTGTCCTGGAAGGCCGGCCGCTCGGATCTGCAGGCACATTTCCGCTTCACTCCCGGATCGCACGGGGGCACCGTGGCGGCCTTCGACGACAGTGCCTCCGAGCTGATCGATCCGAACTTCGCGCCAAGGCCGCTGCGGCCGGTGGCCGCGGTCGCGCAGCTGGACTTCGAGTCCCCCGCAGCCGCCCCCGTGGCCGGTCCTGTGACGCCGCCGGTGCCCGCGCCGGCCGCCGTCGTGCCGCCGGTCGCCCAGTCCGCTCCGCTGCCTCCCGTTGCGGCGCCGACTCCCCCGCCGATGGCTCAGCCCGAGCCGGCGGTGGCCCAGACGTCCGAGGACACCGTCGCGGCGGCTGAGCCCGAGCCCTCGGCGCCCAAGCCGCGTCGCGCCCGCAAGGCGAAGCCGTCCGTCCCCGCGTGGGAGGACGTGCTGCTGGGCGTGCGGTCCGGGACCCAGCGCTGA
- a CDS encoding FAD-dependent oxidoreductase, which produces MPHVVTQSCCSDGSCVYACPVNCIHPSPDEPGFATAEMLYIDPLACVDCGACVSACPVGAISPDTKLTDNQLPFIELNAAFYPKREGRIPPTSKLAPVIEAPRIEPRNAPLTVAIVGSGPAAMYAADELLTQRGVRVNMFEKLPTPYGLVRAGVAPDHQSTKRVTRLFDRMVEQNGLTLYLNVEVGKHLSHDDLLEHHHAVLYAVGAPNDRRLDIEGMDLPGTGTATEVVAWFNGHPEFTDLAVDLSGERVVIIGNGNVALDVARILTSDPDQLARTDIADHALRALRSSHIQEVVIAARRGPQFSAFTLPELIGLTATCDVVLDAADHQQVIADLATVTDPLTRNKLEILTKLGDASAPITRPRIRLAYNVTPYRVLGDERVTGIEFTGAGATVLDAGMVLTSIGYRGRAIADLPFDEATGVVPNDGGRVADSPGTYVAGWIKRGPTGFIGTNKSCAAETVRQLVEDYNRGRLGDPDHRPAALDKLVRGRQPAVVDAAGWRAIDAAEIARGGGVRPRGKFTQVPDMLAAAAAAPRPPLGKRLLAGLRR; this is translated from the coding sequence ATGCCGCATGTCGTCACCCAGTCGTGTTGCAGCGACGGGTCCTGTGTCTATGCGTGCCCGGTCAACTGCATCCATCCCTCACCGGATGAGCCGGGTTTCGCGACCGCGGAAATGCTCTACATCGACCCGCTCGCGTGTGTCGACTGTGGTGCCTGTGTCAGCGCGTGTCCGGTCGGGGCGATCTCGCCGGATACCAAGCTGACCGATAACCAGCTGCCGTTCATAGAGCTCAACGCGGCGTTCTATCCAAAGCGGGAGGGTCGGATTCCGCCGACCTCCAAGCTGGCTCCGGTGATCGAGGCGCCGCGCATCGAACCGCGCAACGCTCCGCTGACGGTCGCGATCGTCGGGTCAGGGCCGGCGGCCATGTACGCGGCCGACGAGCTGCTCACCCAGCGAGGGGTCCGGGTGAACATGTTCGAGAAGTTGCCGACGCCCTACGGCCTGGTGAGGGCCGGGGTCGCTCCCGACCACCAGAGCACCAAGCGGGTCACCAGACTTTTCGACCGGATGGTCGAGCAGAACGGCCTGACGCTCTATCTCAATGTCGAGGTGGGCAAGCATCTTTCGCACGACGACCTGCTGGAGCACCATCACGCGGTGCTCTATGCCGTCGGCGCGCCCAATGATCGTCGACTCGACATCGAAGGGATGGATCTGCCGGGTACCGGCACCGCGACCGAGGTGGTGGCGTGGTTCAACGGTCATCCCGAATTCACCGATCTTGCGGTGGACCTCAGCGGTGAGCGGGTCGTCATCATCGGCAACGGCAATGTCGCACTCGACGTCGCCCGCATCCTGACCTCCGATCCGGATCAGTTGGCGCGCACCGATATCGCCGATCACGCACTGCGTGCCTTGCGGTCTTCCCACATCCAGGAGGTGGTGATCGCGGCTCGGCGCGGCCCGCAGTTCTCCGCCTTCACCCTCCCCGAACTCATCGGCCTGACGGCCACCTGTGACGTGGTCCTGGATGCGGCCGATCATCAGCAGGTGATCGCCGACCTGGCTACCGTGACCGATCCGTTGACCAGGAACAAGCTGGAGATCCTGACCAAACTCGGGGACGCGTCTGCGCCGATCACCCGGCCGCGAATCCGATTGGCCTACAACGTGACACCGTACCGGGTGCTCGGCGATGAACGGGTCACCGGGATCGAGTTCACCGGCGCCGGCGCCACCGTGCTCGACGCAGGCATGGTGCTCACCTCGATCGGGTATCGGGGCAGGGCTATCGCGGATCTGCCTTTCGACGAAGCCACGGGCGTCGTCCCCAACGACGGGGGCCGGGTGGCCGATTCGCCTGGTACCTACGTGGCCGGCTGGATCAAGCGTGGCCCCACGGGCTTCATCGGCACCAACAAGTCGTGTGCGGCCGAGACGGTGCGCCAACTGGTCGAAGACTACAACCGAGGACGGCTCGGCGACCCGGATCACAGGCCGGCGGCGCTGGACAAGCTCGTCCGAGGCCGCCAGCCCGCGGTCGTTGACGCCGCGGGCTGGCGTGCCATCGACGCGGCCGAGATCGCCCGCGGGGGTGGGGTGCGACCGCGGGGCAAGTTCACCCAGGTGCCGGATATGCTCGCCGCCGCAGCCGCCGCGCCGCGTCCGCCACTGGGCAAGCGGCTGCTCGCGGGACTGCGGCGCTGA
- a CDS encoding diiron oxygenase, giving the protein MAVKEARTRVIQRWRKNMDVRDDTEYVEMLQTLSEGSVRRSFNPFNDIEWDSPEFAVIPNDERWILPATDPIGGHPWYQAQPVDRQIEIGMWRQANVAKVGLHFENILIRGLMEYSFWVPNGSPEYRYCLHESVEECNHTLMFQEMVNRMGVDVPGMPKLLKWLQPIIPLAAGPFPIPFFFGVLAGEEPIDHTQKNVLREGKSLHPIMERVMAIHVAEEARHISFAHQYLHKRVPTLRRKQRWMLSIFVPLTMRILCSAIVVPPREFWKEFDIPRSVRKEIFFAAPESRMFLRNMFSDVRMLCHDTGLMNPIAKLIWKLCKIDGPPARYRSEPAREHLVSVA; this is encoded by the coding sequence ATGGCGGTCAAAGAAGCCAGGACACGCGTGATCCAGCGGTGGCGCAAGAATATGGATGTCCGGGATGACACCGAGTACGTCGAGATGTTGCAGACCCTCTCCGAGGGCTCCGTCCGCCGCAGCTTCAACCCCTTCAACGACATCGAATGGGATTCGCCCGAATTCGCCGTGATCCCCAACGACGAGCGCTGGATCCTGCCCGCCACCGACCCGATCGGCGGCCACCCGTGGTACCAGGCCCAGCCCGTCGATCGGCAGATCGAGATCGGCATGTGGCGCCAGGCCAACGTGGCCAAGGTCGGTCTGCATTTCGAGAACATCCTCATCCGCGGCCTCATGGAGTACTCGTTCTGGGTGCCCAACGGCTCACCGGAATACCGCTACTGCCTGCACGAGTCGGTCGAAGAGTGCAACCACACCCTGATGTTCCAGGAGATGGTGAACCGGATGGGCGTGGACGTCCCCGGTATGCCCAAGCTGCTGAAGTGGCTGCAGCCGATCATCCCGCTGGCCGCCGGCCCGTTCCCGATCCCGTTCTTCTTCGGCGTCCTGGCCGGCGAGGAGCCCATCGACCACACCCAGAAGAACGTGCTGCGCGAGGGTAAGTCCCTGCATCCGATCATGGAGCGCGTCATGGCGATTCACGTCGCCGAGGAGGCGCGGCACATCTCCTTCGCGCACCAGTATCTGCACAAGCGGGTGCCGACGCTGCGCCGCAAGCAGCGCTGGATGCTGTCGATCTTCGTCCCGCTCACCATGCGCATCCTGTGTTCGGCGATCGTGGTGCCGCCGCGTGAGTTCTGGAAGGAATTCGACATCCCGCGCTCGGTGCGCAAGGAGATCTTCTTCGCTGCGCCCGAATCCCGGATGTTCCTGCGCAACATGTTCTCCGACGTGCGCATGCTCTGCCACGACACCGGTCTGATGAATCCGATCGCGAAGCTCATCTGGAAGCTCTGCAAGATCGACGGGCCGCCCGCCCGTTACCGCAGTGAACCTGCGCGTGAGCACTTGGTCAGCGTGGCCTAG
- the serC gene encoding phosphoserine transaminase: MAELTIPADIKPNDGRFGCGPSKVRPEQLAALAAAGDLFGTSHRQAPIKNLVGRVRDGLRELFSVPEGYEVVLGNGGSTAFWDAAAFGLVDKRSLHLTYGEFSAKFASCVAKNPFVGDPIIVKTDPGTAPEPTSDPSVDVVAWAHNETSTGVAVPVQRPAGDALVLIDATSAAGGLPVDITDTDAYYFAPQKNFAGDGGLWLAVLSPAALARIEAIAASGRWVPDFLSLPIAVENSLKNQTYNTPAVGTLILMAEQLDWLNGNGGLDWAVKRTADSSQRLYSWAEASEFATPFVADPALRSQVVGTIDFNADVDAAAVAKVLRANGIVDTEPYRKLGRNQLRIAMFPAVDPEDVSALTQCVDWVVANL; encoded by the coding sequence ATGGCCGAACTGACGATCCCCGCCGATATCAAGCCGAACGACGGACGATTCGGCTGTGGACCGTCAAAGGTCCGTCCCGAGCAGCTGGCCGCCCTGGCCGCAGCAGGTGACCTGTTCGGCACCTCGCACCGGCAGGCGCCGATCAAGAATCTGGTCGGGCGCGTCCGCGACGGACTGCGTGAACTGTTCTCGGTGCCGGAGGGGTACGAGGTCGTCCTCGGTAACGGCGGATCGACCGCGTTCTGGGACGCGGCGGCATTCGGCCTGGTCGACAAGCGCTCACTGCACCTGACCTATGGCGAGTTCAGCGCGAAGTTCGCATCATGCGTGGCCAAGAACCCGTTCGTCGGCGACCCGATCATCGTCAAGACCGACCCGGGCACCGCGCCGGAACCCACCTCGGATCCGTCGGTGGACGTGGTGGCCTGGGCACACAACGAGACCTCGACCGGTGTCGCGGTGCCGGTGCAGCGCCCCGCGGGTGACGCGTTGGTGCTCATCGACGCCACCTCGGCCGCCGGCGGACTGCCCGTCGACATCACCGATACCGATGCCTACTACTTCGCGCCGCAGAAGAATTTCGCCGGTGACGGCGGTCTGTGGCTCGCAGTGTTGTCGCCGGCGGCGCTGGCCCGTATCGAGGCGATCGCCGCGAGCGGACGCTGGGTGCCGGACTTCCTGTCCCTGCCGATCGCGGTCGAGAACAGCCTGAAGAATCAGACCTACAACACTCCCGCCGTCGGCACGTTGATCCTGATGGCCGAACAACTGGACTGGCTCAACGGCAACGGCGGCCTGGACTGGGCAGTGAAGCGGACCGCCGACTCGTCGCAGCGGCTGTACTCGTGGGCCGAGGCATCGGAGTTCGCGACGCCGTTCGTCGCCGATCCGGCGCTGCGCTCGCAGGTCGTGGGCACCATCGACTTCAACGCTGACGTCGACGCCGCGGCGGTGGCCAAAGTGCTACGCGCCAACGGCATCGTCGATACCGAGCCCTACCGCAAATTGGGCCGTAACCAGCTGCGCATCGCGATGTTCCCCGCCGTGGACCCCGAGGACGTCAGCGCCCTCACCCAGTGCGTCGATTGGGTGGTCGCCAACCTCTGA